A stretch of Panthera tigris isolate Pti1 chromosome E2, P.tigris_Pti1_mat1.1, whole genome shotgun sequence DNA encodes these proteins:
- the ZNF30 gene encoding LOW QUALITY PROTEIN: zinc finger protein 30 (The sequence of the model RefSeq protein was modified relative to this genomic sequence to represent the inferred CDS: inserted 5 bases in 4 codons), protein MRKLVTRSKCRKGEMSEKPYKYKECGKNFSNGHRLPVHQRFHTGEKPCKCKECGKSSSTFLYLVQHQRTHTVKKVYECKECGKAFIRGSGFVKHGRIHTGEKPYECKECGKTSGSSHXFTVHQSSHTAKKAYECGECGKAFYSSSYLVQHQRIHSGEKPYECKKCGEAFIVYGKLLQHQSIHTGXKPFVCKECRKALSTFSYLVQHQRIHTGEKPYECKECGKAFSSSSPLVKHQRIHTGEKPYGCEECGKAFRLSSFLNAPQRIHAGVKPYECKECGKAFSRASYLVQHERLYTGEKPCECKECGKAFSAGSYLVQHQRIHTGEKPYECKECGKAFISRHQLPVHQRVHTGEKPYECKECGKTFRVHVHLTQHQKIHVDVKPXKCKECGKTVXASYLVQRGRIHTGEKPYERKECGKAFSSSSYLVQHLRIHTGEKPFECKECGKTFRLNSFLTEHQRLHTGEKPFKCKKCGKDFRYSSALKAIRETTWV, encoded by the exons ATGAGAAAACTTGTGACACGTTCCAAGTGCCGAAAGGGGGAAATGAG TGAAAAACCCTACAAATACAAAGAATGTGGGAAGAACTTTAGTAATGGACATCGGCTCCCCGTACATCAGAGatttcatactggtgagaaaccttgtaaatgtaaggaatgtgggaagtcCTCTAGTACCTTTCTGTACCTTGTTcaacatcagagaactcacactgTTAAGAAAGTctatgaatgtaaagaatgtgggaagGCTTTTATTAGAGGCTCAGGCTTTGTTAAACATGGGAGAATTCATACTGGCGAGAAACCATATGAATGCAAGGAATGTGGGAAGACCTCTGGTAGTAGCC AATTTACTGTACATCAGAGTAGTCATACTGCTAAGAAAGCGTATGAATGTGgggaatgtgggaaagctttttATAGTAGCTCATACCTTGTTCAACATCAAAGAATCCATAGCggtgagaaaccctatgaatgtaagaAATGTGGGGAAGCTTTTATAGTGTATGGAAAACTTCTTCAGCATCAGAGTATTCATACTGG AAAACCTTTTGTGTGTAAAGAATGTAGGAAGGCCTTGAGTACCTTCTCATACCTTGTTCAACATCAGCgaattcatactggtgagaaaccctatgaatgtaaagaatgtggcaaggcctttagtAGTAGCTCACCCCTTGTtaaacatcagagaattcatactggtgagaaaccttaTGGATGTGAGGAATGTGGAAAGGCCTTTAGACTTAGTTCATTTCTTAATGCACCTCAGAGAATTCATGCAGGGGTAAAGCCCTATGAATGCAAGGAATGCGGGAAAGCCTTTAGTCGTGCCTCATACCTCGTTCAACATGAAAGACTTTATACAGGTGAGAAACCCTGTGAGTGTAAGGAGTGCGGCAAGGCTTTTAGTGCTGGCTCATACCTTGTTCAACATCAGAGgattcatactggtgagaaaccctaCGAGTGTAAGGAATGTGGAAAAGCTTTTATTAGTCGCCATCAACTTCCTGTACATCAAAGGgttcatactggtgagaaaccttatgaatgtaaggaatgtggaaagACCTTTCGAGTACATGTACATCTTACACAGCATCAGAAAATTCATGTTGATGTGAAAC acaaatgtaaggaatgtggaaaaACAG GTGCCTCATACCTTGTACAACGTGgcagaattcatactggtgagaaaccctatgaGCGTAAGgagtgtgggaaggcctttagTTCTAGCTCTTACCTAGTTCAACATCtgagaattcatactggtgagaaaccctttgaatgtaaggaatgtggcaaGACCTTTAGACTTAATTCCTTCCTTACTGAACATCAGAGGTTGCACACTGGTGAGAAACCCTTTAAGTGTAAAAAATGTGGGAAGGACTTTAGATACAGTTCAGCCCTTAAAGCAATCAGAGAAACCACATGGGTGTAA
- the LOC107181041 gene encoding uncharacterized protein LOC107181041 — MLENCSNLVSLAPCFIWRFHRDSMTTQDSEAEAEQLGKSSERRSSAPAFRSQTWLKSKVLLTSEERARVLREATRAVLGPDGMPTTDLRRTEHVFPSAPPQRDPNTDNETGENWVGLPPCALLRVCCIPYMRGIPPFEILFGRPPPLLPRLGDEQRAEISNHISSPCRLYNLPAIHNLVKESRREPPSTVEPSDQGLGPGDWIWVQRHTSPNLEAHWVGPYPIILSTPSAVTVAGRSHRMHRSQSGTPRPRSSTMDCQTDRKSFGGPAGKRICWVILFLIISLAGGTFSDHAPVRYRWIVSKTTTGQVLANSTSYASPALTFNLCLLFPIEWKQP, encoded by the exons ATGTTGGAGAACTGTAGTAACTTGGTCTCACTGG CACCCTGTTTCATTTGGAGGTTCCACCGAGATTCTATGACCACCCAAGATTCGGAGGCTGAAGCGGAACAGCTAGGGAAGAGCTCTGAGAGACGTTCCTCGGCCCCGGCCTTCCGTTCTCAGACCTGGCTTAAAAGTAAG GTCTTACTGACTTCCGAGGAAAGGGCCCGAGTGCTCCGGGAAGCAACGAGAGCAGTCCTTGGCCCGGATGGAATGCCTACCACAGACCTTCGCAGAACTGAGCATGTTTTCCCTTCCGCACCGCCCCAGCGGGACCCTAACACGGATAATG AAACTGGCGAAAACTGGGTAGGCCTCCCTCCTTGTGCCCTCCTCAGAGTATGCTGTATACCTTACATGAGAGGCATTCCCCCCTTTGAAATCCTATTTGGAAGACCACCTCCCTTGCTTCCAAGATTGGGAGATGAACAACGGGCGGAAATCTCAAACCACATCTCAAGTCCTTGCAGGCTCTACAACCTTCCAGCCATCCATAACCTAGTAAAAGAAAGCCGGAGAGAACCGCCCTCTACAGTCGAACCATCAGACCAAGGACTCGGACCTGGAGATTGGATCTGGGTGCAACGTCACACCTCCCCAAATTTAGAGGCACACTGGGTTGGGCCCTATCCGATCATCCTGTCCACCCCATCCGCTGTGACAGTTGCTGGCCGGAGCCACAGGATGCATCGCTCTCAAAGTGGCACACCCCGACCACGTTCCTCTACAATGGACTGTCAAACGGACCGGAAATCCTTTGGAGGTCCGGCTGGTAAAAGAATCTGCTGGGTAATTTTGTTCTTAATAATTTCCCTGGCTGGAGGGACATTTTCTGACCATGCCCCTGTCCGGTACCGTTGGATAGTTAGCAAAACCACTACGGGACAGGTTTTAGCAAATTCTACCTCTTACGCTTCCCCTGCCTTGACCTTTAATCTGTGTCTTCTGTTCCCCATTGAGTGGAAACAACCATGA